One genomic segment of Nitrosopumilus sp. includes these proteins:
- a CDS encoding 50S ribosomal protein L3, which yields MGARKNHQPRRGSLAYSPRGRAKSMEARIRAWPKIDSEEPRILAHCGFKAGCVQIVTIDDRDKTPNAGKQLVSLGTVLVTPPVLILGVRGYSKDHNGMHAEFDVYAEDIPKFIAKEITLKNKEGALENAEKRLGKIKEIFAIVAVSPSAAGLEQKKPYIFEASVSGGDIQKQFTHVKELLGKEIKIDQIFETGATVDVAAITKGKGWQGVIQRWGVKKKQHKSRKTVREVGSLGPISPQSVMYTVPRAGQMGFHQRIEYDKRIMIMGNTDDEQIKINPDGGYKHFGLVKGDFIILKGSVPGTYRRLIKLRSQIRNAPTKVIKPNILEVVI from the coding sequence ATGGGTGCTAGAAAGAACCATCAACCAAGAAGAGGAAGTCTTGCATATTCCCCTAGAGGACGTGCTAAAAGCATGGAAGCAAGAATTAGAGCATGGCCTAAAATTGATTCTGAAGAGCCCAGAATTCTAGCTCATTGCGGTTTCAAAGCTGGTTGTGTTCAAATTGTAACTATTGATGATCGAGATAAAACACCTAATGCAGGAAAACAATTAGTTAGTCTTGGCACTGTTTTAGTTACTCCGCCAGTCCTAATTTTGGGAGTAAGAGGGTATTCTAAGGATCATAATGGGATGCATGCAGAATTTGATGTGTATGCAGAAGACATACCAAAATTTATCGCAAAAGAAATTACACTAAAAAACAAAGAAGGTGCATTAGAAAATGCAGAAAAAAGATTAGGAAAAATTAAAGAAATTTTTGCAATTGTTGCAGTGTCTCCTAGTGCTGCAGGATTGGAACAAAAGAAACCATATATTTTTGAAGCATCAGTTAGTGGAGGAGACATACAAAAACAATTTACACATGTTAAAGAATTACTTGGAAAAGAAATTAAAATTGATCAAATTTTTGAAACTGGCGCTACTGTTGATGTAGCTGCAATTACAAAAGGTAAAGGATGGCAAGGAGTTATTCAGAGATGGGGAGTAAAAAAGAAACAGCATAAATCTAGAAAGACCGTTAGAGAGGTAGGTTCACTTGGTCCAATCTCACCACAAAGTGTCATGTATACTGTACCAAGAGCAGGACAAATGGGATTTCATCAAAGAATTGAATATGACAAAAGAATTATGATAATGGGAAATACAGATGATGAACAAATCAAAATAAATCCTGATGGCGGATACAAACATTTTGGATTAGTAAAAGGTGATTTCATCATTCTAAAAGGTTCAGTTCCAGGAACATATAGAAGACTGATTAAATTAAGAAGTCAAATCAGAAATGCTCCAACCAAAGTTATCAAACCAAATATTCTGGAGGTAGTTATCTAA
- a CDS encoding putative RNA uridine N3 methyltransferase, translating into MKLSVAIPESSLSDESLKIDKTRKISVLARACAIFKIDTIYVYQEGENKTDGALMLMILKYLETPQFLRRRLFPKMNDLKFAGVLQPLKIPSHITPANPKKIIRGDIREGIVVSIKGKKFVDAGINQLIPFFGKTPVGKRVTIQFKEGYPKLSVKEINRNEIPFYWGYSVKERANLFSLLSEWKGNIIITSRKGKTATREQLSKYTKSDLDTLVVFGSPEKGVHEILSGKMKNVQNAKTLNFFPNQATQTVRLEEALLGTLAIINAENNS; encoded by the coding sequence TTGAAGTTATCTGTAGCAATACCCGAATCATCACTTTCAGATGAATCATTGAAGATAGATAAAACTAGAAAGATATCGGTATTAGCAAGAGCATGTGCAATTTTTAAAATCGATACAATCTATGTGTACCAAGAAGGAGAAAATAAAACAGATGGGGCATTGATGTTAATGATTTTAAAATATTTAGAAACACCCCAGTTTTTGAGAAGAAGATTGTTTCCAAAAATGAACGATTTAAAATTTGCAGGGGTACTGCAGCCGTTAAAAATTCCAAGTCACATCACACCTGCCAATCCAAAAAAAATTATTCGTGGAGATATTAGAGAAGGAATCGTTGTAAGTATTAAAGGTAAAAAATTTGTGGATGCAGGGATAAATCAACTAATTCCATTTTTTGGAAAAACACCTGTAGGTAAAAGAGTCACGATACAATTCAAAGAAGGGTATCCAAAATTATCAGTAAAAGAGATTAACAGAAATGAAATTCCGTTTTATTGGGGATACTCGGTAAAAGAAAGAGCAAATCTCTTTTCATTGTTATCAGAATGGAAAGGCAACATAATAATTACATCAAGAAAAGGAAAAACCGCAACTAGAGAACAGTTATCAAAATACACAAAATCAGATCTTGACACGCTAGTGGTGTTTGGATCTCCAGAAAAAGGAGTTCATGAAATTCTAAGTGGAAAAATGAAAAATGTACAAAATGCTAAGACACTAAACTTTTTTCCAAATCAAGCAACACAAACAGTACGACTTGAAGAAGCACTGCTTGGAACACTAGCAATAATTAATGCTGAAAATAATTCATAG
- a CDS encoding archaeal proteasome endopeptidase complex subunit alpha: MLPAQQGYDRAITVFSPDGRLYQVEYAIETVRRGTIAVGVKCKDGIIIAVEEKPRKLQISDTAQKIFQIDDHVGVAAAGYIPDARSQVDNARFFSQSNKMIYDEPVEVETIAKHLADQSQQYTQYAGVRPFGVALILGGVVNNTPQLYLTDPSGTYISYDAIAIGSGSEQVTDFLEKTYNQDLSLEDASVLATAGIYLSSEDKEGTSHIRMACIKTDTGLYELVSDKQITNYAKIAKEKYPHEKN; encoded by the coding sequence ATGCTTCCTGCACAACAAGGTTATGACAGAGCTATTACAGTATTTTCTCCTGACGGTAGACTTTACCAAGTAGAGTATGCAATTGAAACTGTTAGAAGAGGCACTATTGCCGTGGGGGTAAAATGTAAAGACGGAATCATAATTGCAGTCGAAGAAAAACCAAGAAAACTACAAATCTCAGATACGGCTCAAAAGATTTTTCAAATTGATGATCATGTCGGAGTTGCAGCTGCAGGATACATTCCAGATGCAAGAAGTCAAGTAGATAATGCGAGATTTTTCTCACAAAGTAACAAAATGATTTATGATGAACCAGTTGAAGTTGAAACAATTGCCAAACACTTAGCAGATCAATCTCAACAATATACACAGTATGCTGGAGTAAGACCATTTGGTGTTGCATTAATTTTGGGAGGAGTTGTGAACAATACACCTCAATTATACCTCACAGACCCAAGTGGAACATACATTTCATATGATGCAATTGCAATTGGTTCAGGTTCTGAACAAGTGACAGACTTTTTAGAAAAAACTTACAATCAAGATCTTTCATTAGAAGATGCATCAGTTTTAGCTACTGCAGGGATTTATCTATCTAGTGAAGATAAAGAAGGTACAAGTCACATTCGAATGGCATGTATCAAAACAGATACTGGCTTGTATGAATTGGTCTCAGATAAACAAATTACAAATTATGCAAAAATTGCAAAAGAGAAATACCCACACGAGAAAAATTAA
- a CDS encoding DUF371 domain-containing protein, with amino-acid sequence MRYQIQFSGHENIRSNHTKTIEITKESHLTPQGDCIVGVNATSSCADLPLGLKEKLKNSNTVVTLSITVGEYEFVIVGKGHPELLLTHNEDIVIRKSDFICPRTLAIKCDKSSDLLPREMVSLLQDPRTKGIFTIDVD; translated from the coding sequence GTGAGGTATCAAATACAATTTTCTGGACATGAAAATATTAGATCAAACCATACAAAAACTATAGAAATTACAAAAGAGTCTCATTTAACCCCTCAGGGTGATTGCATAGTTGGGGTAAATGCAACTTCAAGTTGTGCCGATTTACCATTGGGATTAAAAGAAAAACTAAAAAATTCCAATACTGTTGTAACCCTTTCCATCACTGTTGGTGAGTATGAATTTGTAATAGTTGGCAAGGGCCATCCTGAACTACTTTTAACTCATAATGAAGACATTGTTATTAGAAAAAGTGATTTTATCTGCCCACGAACGTTAGCAATAAAATGTGACAAATCTTCTGATCTGCTACCACGAGAGATGGTTTCATTATTGCAAGATCCTAGAACAAAAGGGATCTTTACTATTGATGTTGATTAA
- a CDS encoding Snf7 family protein, producing MISNSWNKTEGESISQKFMGKVRPDEPLKNKIDFAQKKLQFQISKLDSIDEKLKKKHDIIFEKIVNAQRNNKNGYAQAYASELAQVRKMKNMVSGAKLSMEQIKLRLDTVSELGDVVVTLSPCMSIIKGLSPSLNGIMPEANASMQDLSQILGDVMSGSSMSMGETMSVGTETNADTLAILEEAHSVIAGQTKAVIPDVPDSLKHQIVEKKSDVFI from the coding sequence ATGATAAGTAATTCTTGGAATAAAACAGAAGGAGAAAGCATATCCCAAAAATTTATGGGTAAAGTAAGACCAGATGAACCATTAAAAAACAAAATTGATTTTGCACAAAAAAAATTACAATTTCAAATCTCAAAATTAGATTCAATAGATGAAAAACTAAAGAAAAAACATGATATTATTTTTGAAAAAATAGTAAATGCTCAAAGAAATAACAAGAATGGTTACGCACAAGCTTATGCAAGCGAATTAGCACAAGTCAGAAAGATGAAGAATATGGTTAGCGGTGCAAAACTCAGTATGGAACAGATCAAGCTTAGATTAGACACAGTTTCAGAACTGGGCGATGTAGTAGTTACACTAAGTCCTTGCATGTCTATTATCAAAGGTCTCAGTCCATCACTAAATGGAATTATGCCTGAGGCAAATGCATCTATGCAAGACTTGTCACAGATATTAGGCGATGTTATGTCAGGATCATCAATGAGTATGGGTGAAACTATGAGTGTTGGAACAGAGACAAATGCTGACACATTAGCAATTCTTGAGGAAGCACATAGTGTAATTGCAGGTCAAACTAAAGCTGTAATTCCAGATGTTCCAGATAGTCTCAAACACCAGATTGTAGAAAAAAAATCAGATGTTTTTATCTAA
- a CDS encoding redoxin family protein has product MKQEIKTALILSIVIVTAVGIMSMIFSSFDESISSNNILESDSADKIDKSRFKKAPELVGIEYYLNTSSEELKNKIKDKVVLYDIWTYSCINCIRTLPYITAWDEKYSDQGLLIIGIHSPEFEFEKDPENVKMAIDKYGINYPVVLDNDMETWKAFENRYWPRKYIADHEGFIRYDHIGEGGYQETEKVIQKLLEERSLSLGIQVPSAVPLVTIEEFEHTIFRTPELYFGYNFAQNRNQLGSDEGFQPEKLVKYSNPKKIDLHKFYPIGEWINLADSMELVSDVGSIKLQYNAKEVNIVTSNDAELEIFLDDSPLTQQDAGKDIISDNRLVVSEPGLYNIVSSDSSSSHIMEIKIKGKGFQIFTFTFG; this is encoded by the coding sequence ATGAAACAAGAAATCAAAACAGCATTAATTCTTAGCATAGTAATAGTTACAGCAGTAGGCATAATGAGTATGATTTTCTCATCATTTGATGAAAGTATTTCATCTAACAACATTTTGGAATCTGATTCTGCAGATAAAATAGATAAATCAAGATTCAAAAAAGCTCCGGAACTAGTTGGAATAGAATATTATCTCAATACATCTTCAGAAGAGTTAAAAAATAAAATTAAAGATAAAGTAGTTCTCTATGATATTTGGACATATAGTTGCATCAATTGTATCAGAACACTCCCATACATTACAGCATGGGACGAAAAATACTCAGATCAGGGATTACTAATTATTGGAATTCATTCACCTGAATTTGAATTTGAAAAAGATCCTGAAAATGTAAAGATGGCCATTGACAAATATGGAATTAATTATCCCGTAGTATTAGATAACGACATGGAAACATGGAAAGCTTTTGAGAATAGATATTGGCCAAGAAAATACATTGCTGATCATGAAGGATTCATCAGATACGATCATATCGGAGAGGGAGGATATCAAGAAACGGAAAAAGTAATTCAGAAACTTTTAGAAGAAAGATCATTGTCACTTGGAATTCAAGTGCCATCTGCGGTCCCTCTAGTCACAATTGAAGAATTCGAACATACAATTTTTAGAACACCAGAATTGTATTTTGGATATAACTTTGCTCAAAATAGAAATCAATTAGGAAGTGATGAGGGATTTCAACCAGAAAAATTAGTCAAATATTCAAATCCTAAAAAAATTGATCTTCATAAATTCTATCCAATAGGAGAATGGATTAATTTAGCAGATAGTATGGAGTTAGTTTCGGATGTTGGCTCTATCAAACTACAATACAATGCAAAAGAAGTAAACATTGTCACTTCAAATGATGCAGAATTAGAAATATTTCTTGATGACAGTCCTTTAACTCAACAAGATGCTGGAAAAGATATCATCTCTGATAATCGTCTGGTTGTATCGGAACCTGGATTATACAATATAGTCAGTAGTGATTCTAGTTCATCACATATTATGGAAATTAAGATTAAAGGTAAAGGATTTCAAATATTTACATTCACTTTTGGATGA
- a CDS encoding cytochrome c biogenesis protein CcdA, producing the protein MAEITLAVAALAGLGSFVAPCILPMIPAFLAYISGTTLSELNQNKGSKTITINRANIVLNSVFFVLGFSVVFSTLGVIINSVLSTSTGNIVEGLNQIGGIIIIGFGIFLLLSTKINKLNVEKKFFPQRTKASYPMSFVFGLAFAAGWTPCVGPILGTILTLAATTPSVAFNLLLVYSLGLGIPFILIGIFYSRATRIIRMMGKHLKYYNVILGGFIVVLGVLVFTNQLAYIANFPLLNELLFLG; encoded by the coding sequence ATGGCTGAAATCACTCTTGCCGTTGCTGCACTTGCAGGACTCGGATCTTTTGTAGCTCCATGTATTTTACCTATGATTCCAGCTTTTCTTGCATATATTTCCGGAACAACACTCTCAGAATTAAATCAAAATAAAGGGTCCAAAACAATTACAATTAACAGAGCAAACATTGTACTAAATTCAGTATTTTTTGTCTTGGGATTTTCGGTAGTGTTTTCAACTCTAGGCGTAATTATTAACAGTGTTCTATCAACATCAACTGGAAATATTGTTGAAGGTTTAAACCAAATTGGAGGAATAATCATTATAGGGTTTGGAATATTTTTACTATTATCAACAAAAATTAATAAATTAAATGTAGAAAAAAAATTCTTTCCTCAAAGAACAAAGGCAAGTTATCCAATGTCTTTTGTGTTTGGATTAGCTTTTGCAGCAGGATGGACTCCATGTGTAGGACCAATTCTTGGAACAATTCTCACATTAGCTGCAACCACACCCTCAGTTGCATTTAATTTACTTTTAGTATATTCATTAGGTTTAGGAATTCCATTTATTTTAATTGGAATATTTTATTCAAGAGCCACTAGAATCATTAGAATGATGGGAAAACATCTAAAATATTATAATGTAATATTAGGGGGATTCATTGTGGTGTTGGGAGTATTGGTTTTTACAAATCAATTAGCATACATTGCAAATTTTCCACTTCTCAATGAATTGTTATTTTTGGGGTGA
- a CDS encoding aminotransferase class I/II-fold pyridoxal phosphate-dependent enzyme encodes MALKRKLNFIDLELEKIRKNNLYRTLRYGKATKADIIIDGKKLLNLCSNDYLGLPITKIQINQLQSSSRLVSGNDKSYEKLENILAKHKSQQKSLIYPTGYMANLGTISSMANKGDLILSDELNHASIIESCKLSNAKVMIYKHNDMKDLKKKIKSKAKNKFIISEGVFSMDGDYSLLDEITEISEKNNAITIIDDAHGDFVVGKDGKGTPSHFNVAKKIDVYISSLSKGLGSFGGYVASQNNVIDLCINKAKSFIYTSALPSFLVEHALKRIETNREKQKKRLEKNTLQLSKGLKKIGYEINSKTQIIPILIGDEKRSLDFGKFLFKNGIYAQPIRYPTVPKNQARLRISVTAWLTKTDIDYTLDIFEKGFKRF; translated from the coding sequence TTGGCCTTAAAGCGTAAACTAAATTTCATTGATTTAGAACTAGAAAAGATAAGAAAAAACAATCTGTATAGAACATTACGATATGGAAAAGCAACTAAAGCAGACATAATTATTGATGGAAAAAAATTACTTAACTTATGTTCAAATGATTATTTGGGCTTACCAATAACCAAGATTCAGATTAATCAATTACAATCAAGCTCAAGACTTGTTTCTGGGAACGATAAATCATATGAAAAATTAGAAAATATTCTTGCAAAGCACAAATCACAACAAAAAAGTCTAATTTACCCTACAGGTTACATGGCGAATTTAGGAACAATATCATCAATGGCAAATAAAGGAGATTTGATTTTAAGTGATGAGTTGAATCATGCAAGTATTATTGAATCCTGTAAACTATCAAATGCAAAAGTGATGATTTACAAACATAATGACATGAAAGATTTGAAGAAGAAAATAAAATCAAAAGCAAAAAACAAGTTCATAATCAGTGAAGGGGTTTTTAGTATGGATGGAGACTATTCTTTACTTGATGAAATTACCGAAATTTCTGAAAAAAATAATGCGATTACCATAATTGATGATGCACATGGGGATTTCGTGGTTGGAAAAGATGGTAAAGGAACTCCAAGTCATTTTAATGTTGCAAAAAAAATTGATGTGTATATCAGTAGTTTAAGTAAAGGTTTAGGATCTTTTGGAGGATATGTCGCATCACAAAATAATGTAATTGATTTATGTATTAACAAAGCAAAATCCTTTATCTATACATCTGCATTACCATCATTTTTAGTGGAACATGCCTTAAAGAGAATTGAAACAAACCGAGAAAAACAGAAAAAGAGATTAGAGAAAAACACTTTACAATTATCAAAGGGCCTTAAGAAAATAGGTTATGAAATTAACTCAAAGACCCAAATTATTCCAATTCTGATTGGAGATGAAAAGAGATCTTTGGATTTTGGAAAATTTTTATTTAAAAATGGGATTTATGCTCAACCTATAAGATATCCAACAGTTCCTAAAAATCAGGCAAGACTAAGAATTTCAGTGACTGCATGGCTAACAAAAACAGATATTGATTATACGCTAGATATCTTTGAGAAGGGATTTAAGCGATTTTAA
- the bioB gene encoding biotin synthase BioB → MKVQKFIKECQEKVFSGNGLSFEEAHELFNIPDENLKDLAQCANEITRDFNGQKVDVEQLNNIKKNACSEDCTFCGQSAFFDTGIETYQLPSPEEVVLKAEKAKQEGAESYCLVAAWREPSPKDFEKVCKIISQINNKVGISVECSLGFLIKEQAEKLKKLNVKRYNHNLETAKSKFSEICTTHTYEDRLNTLKIARDAGLELCTGGIIGLGETREQRFELTMELARIYPEEVTINILVPVPGTPLELQTQLPNSEIVRIFAVIRFLLPESVIKISGGRELNLEDSGEELLQSGANGIITSGYLTMGGNEAKKDREMIEKIGLKA, encoded by the coding sequence ATGAAAGTACAGAAATTCATTAAAGAATGTCAAGAGAAAGTTTTTTCTGGAAATGGATTGTCATTTGAGGAGGCACATGAATTATTTAACATCCCAGATGAAAATCTAAAAGATCTTGCACAATGTGCTAATGAAATTACAAGAGATTTTAATGGTCAAAAAGTGGATGTTGAACAATTAAACAATATCAAAAAAAATGCATGTAGTGAAGATTGTACATTTTGTGGGCAATCTGCTTTTTTTGATACAGGTATCGAAACATATCAATTACCATCACCAGAAGAAGTTGTTCTCAAAGCAGAAAAAGCTAAACAAGAAGGAGCTGAATCCTATTGTCTAGTTGCAGCGTGGAGAGAGCCATCACCAAAAGATTTTGAAAAAGTATGCAAAATAATTTCTCAAATTAATAATAAAGTTGGAATAAGTGTTGAATGTAGTTTAGGATTTCTCATTAAGGAGCAAGCAGAAAAATTAAAAAAATTAAATGTAAAAAGATACAATCATAATTTAGAAACTGCAAAATCTAAATTTTCAGAAATTTGTACAACACACACATATGAAGACAGATTGAATACTTTAAAAATTGCCAGAGATGCAGGATTGGAATTATGCACAGGAGGAATTATTGGTCTTGGAGAGACAAGAGAACAAAGATTTGAGTTGACGATGGAATTAGCAAGAATATATCCTGAAGAAGTTACCATCAACATACTTGTTCCAGTTCCAGGAACGCCATTAGAGTTACAAACACAACTTCCAAATTCAGAAATAGTTAGAATTTTTGCAGTGATAAGATTCCTATTACCAGAATCAGTGATCAAAATATCAGGAGGCAGGGAACTTAATTTAGAAGACTCTGGTGAAGAATTACTTCAAAGTGGGGCAAACGGAATTATTACTTCAGGATACTTGACTATGGGTGGAAATGAGGCTAAAAAAGACAGAGAAATGATAGAGAAGATTGGCCTTAAAGCGTAA
- the bioA gene encoding adenosylmethionine--8-amino-7-oxononanoate transaminase: MKNTSFVWHPNTQMSEWESFDEIKSAKGVWLTDSNGNKMIDAVASMWCNVWGHSNPKLIKCIQNQSKKLQHSSMFNLTNGPAEKLAKKLIEVSPGMHRVFYSDNGSSAMEIAIKMSLQYWKNIGESKKTQIATLKNGYHGDTFGAMSVGYVPEFFKKFKKQLFSTIQFPAPNRYRIPNGLTFSDYESQCIEKIEKKFQKNNDIAAFVMESGAQVAGGVIIYPDNFQRRISRLCKKHDVLLVLDEIATGFGRLGSMIEYKKQKSIPDIVAFGKMLTGGYLTMAATLANKKVYNSFLGEFNEWKHLFHGHTYTGNPIAASIAIENLNMYEKNNLIKKIQKTQKIFEKYYQEISGIDIVGDIRHKGMLMGIELVSNQERKTPVSPKKSINKIFFEEGKKNGIYLRTLGNIVMIVPPLAITENELNLLLKRVIKTIKAAKSQLI; encoded by the coding sequence TTGAAAAATACCAGTTTTGTATGGCATCCAAATACCCAAATGAGTGAATGGGAATCATTTGATGAGATAAAAAGTGCCAAGGGGGTTTGGCTAACAGATTCTAATGGAAATAAAATGATAGATGCAGTTGCATCTATGTGGTGCAATGTCTGGGGACACTCAAATCCAAAATTAATCAAATGTATTCAAAATCAAAGTAAAAAGCTTCAACATTCATCAATGTTTAATCTTACAAATGGACCTGCAGAAAAATTAGCAAAAAAACTGATAGAGGTTTCCCCTGGAATGCACAGAGTATTTTATTCTGATAATGGTTCATCGGCAATGGAAATTGCAATCAAAATGTCATTACAATATTGGAAAAATATTGGTGAATCAAAAAAAACACAAATTGCAACATTGAAAAATGGATATCATGGAGATACATTCGGAGCAATGTCCGTAGGATATGTTCCAGAATTTTTTAAAAAATTTAAAAAACAGTTATTTTCTACAATACAATTTCCAGCACCTAACAGGTATAGAATTCCAAATGGACTAACTTTTTCAGACTACGAAAGTCAATGTATAGAAAAAATTGAGAAAAAATTTCAAAAAAATAATGACATTGCAGCATTTGTAATGGAAAGCGGGGCACAAGTGGCAGGAGGAGTGATAATTTATCCAGATAATTTTCAAAGAAGAATTAGCAGATTATGTAAAAAACACGATGTATTATTAGTACTAGATGAAATCGCTACCGGATTTGGCAGGTTAGGATCAATGATAGAATATAAGAAACAAAAAAGTATTCCAGATATTGTTGCATTTGGTAAAATGTTGACTGGCGGATATCTTACTATGGCTGCAACATTGGCAAACAAAAAAGTGTATAATTCATTTTTAGGAGAATTCAATGAATGGAAACATCTATTTCACGGACACACATATACTGGAAACCCAATAGCTGCCTCGATTGCTATTGAAAATCTAAACATGTATGAAAAAAATAATCTGATCAAAAAAATACAAAAAACACAAAAAATTTTTGAAAAGTACTATCAAGAAATATCTGGAATAGATATTGTGGGAGACATTAGACATAAAGGAATGTTAATGGGAATTGAACTTGTTTCAAATCAAGAGAGAAAAACTCCAGTTAGCCCTAAAAAATCAATTAACAAAATATTTTTTGAAGAAGGAAAGAAAAACGGAATTTATCTTAGAACATTGGGAAATATCGTTATGATAGTTCCTCCCTTAGCAATAACTGAGAATGAACTAAATTTACTCCTAAAACGAGTGATTAAAACCATTAAAGCAGCCAAATCTCAATTAATTTAG
- the bioD gene encoding dethiobiotin synthase has protein sequence MKSLFISGTDTDVGKTYVTAGLAILLRKMNIDVGVMKPFAAGIAQKKGFKSEDVEIIANAAQVSDPENLLNPQFFPIPASPFTAMKSLKIKPKIDLALSNFKKLSKLHDMLLVEGMGGIMTPILKNYFVTNLIKDMKIPTIIVTRTKVGTINHTIMTVNMCQKYKIPIRGIIINDFDSDGYKTNELSRDLNDLTGIPILGSIPFIEDVGDSSIYKIFKKNLNMKIILK, from the coding sequence TTGAAATCACTATTCATTTCGGGAACTGATACTGATGTGGGCAAAACCTATGTCACTGCCGGGTTGGCGATACTTCTTCGAAAAATGAATATTGATGTGGGTGTTATGAAGCCATTTGCTGCCGGCATAGCACAAAAAAAAGGTTTCAAATCCGAAGATGTTGAAATTATTGCAAACGCTGCACAAGTAAGTGATCCTGAAAATTTGTTGAATCCGCAATTTTTCCCTATTCCTGCATCCCCATTTACTGCTATGAAATCACTAAAAATTAAACCAAAAATTGACTTGGCTCTTTCAAATTTTAAAAAATTATCGAAACTTCATGATATGCTATTAGTTGAAGGAATGGGTGGAATTATGACACCAATTCTAAAAAACTATTTTGTTACAAATTTAATCAAAGACATGAAAATTCCTACAATTATTGTCACACGAACTAAAGTTGGAACCATTAATCATACTATAATGACGGTCAATATGTGTCAGAAATATAAAATTCCTATTCGAGGAATTATCATCAATGATTTTGATTCAGATGGTTACAAAACAAATGAACTTTCTCGTGATTTGAATGATTTAACTGGTATTCCTATTCTGGGTTCAATTCCTTTTATTGAAGATGTTGGTGATTCATCAATATACAAAATTTTTAAGAAAAATCTTAACATGAAAATCATTTTAAAATAA